The Seriola aureovittata isolate HTS-2021-v1 ecotype China chromosome 3, ASM2101889v1, whole genome shotgun sequence genome includes a region encoding these proteins:
- the scoca gene encoding short coiled-coil protein A isoform X1: MHTVDGESAVLYTKQEKELSIMNCDIDGDMENQVEMEEKTRLINQVLELQHTLEDLSARVDAVKEENLKLKSENQVLGQYIENLMSASSVFQTTDTKSKRK; this comes from the exons aTGCATACag tggaCGGTGAATCTGCAGTCCTGTATACTAAACAGGAGAAAGAGCTTTCCATCATGAACTGCGACATAGATG GAGACATGGAGAACCaggtggagatggaggagaagacgAGGTTAATAAATCAAGTTTTGGAGCTTCAGCACACCCTGGAAG ACCTGTCAGCGCGAGTCGATGCAGTCAAGGAGGAGAACCTGAAGTTAAAGTCAGAAAACCAGGTCCTTGGTCAGTACATCGAGAACCTCATGTCGGCCTCCAGTGTCTTCCAGACCACTGACACTAAGAGCAAACGGAAGTGA
- the scoca gene encoding short coiled-coil protein A isoform X2, with protein sequence MNCDIDGDMENQVEMEEKTRLINQVLELQHTLEDLSARVDAVKEENLKLKSENQVLGQYIENLMSASSVFQTTDTKSKRK encoded by the exons ATGAACTGCGACATAGATG GAGACATGGAGAACCaggtggagatggaggagaagacgAGGTTAATAAATCAAGTTTTGGAGCTTCAGCACACCCTGGAAG ACCTGTCAGCGCGAGTCGATGCAGTCAAGGAGGAGAACCTGAAGTTAAAGTCAGAAAACCAGGTCCTTGGTCAGTACATCGAGAACCTCATGTCGGCCTCCAGTGTCTTCCAGACCACTGACACTAAGAGCAAACGGAAGTGA
- the clgn gene encoding calmegin isoform X1, with protein MPTCKDSLVLINRAPLSRPSCHLLTIFSSRQPCLSQPYTRGLGKPLSGPNAEDTSSFISKRRNSVYPGIFSAVTRRHKMKLDRGWMWRMLLLSSLAVAAIVAQERLSEADVADLDEDLGLDEELKVLMAEEEEEEEATVMDEEQSDETDDKGTATEKGGSAETDVSFQVTYTTPVPTGDVYFADTFDDGSLGRWQLSKTVKGDADDEIAKYDGKWAVEQLKENKVPGDQGLVLKSRAKHHAISAMLDKPFVFQDEPLVIQYEVNFQDGIDCGGAYIKLLSDTDDLNLEQFHDRTPYTIMFGPDKCGEDYKLHFIFRHQNPLNKDMDEKHAKRADVDLKKFYTDKKTHLYTLVLNPDNSYEMLIDQSSVSRGNLLHDVVPPVNPPKEMDDPNDSKPEDWDERAKIPDPEAVKPDTWDEDAPAKIEDPDALKPEGWLDDEPEFVPDPNAEKPEDWDEEMDGEWEPPQVPNPACETAPGCGEWKRPMINNPQYKGKWKAPLVDNPNYQGVWKPRKIDNPDYFEDLQPFRMTPFRALGLELWSMTSDIYFDNFIITSYKEVADRWASDSWGLKKLVASANEPGIFAQLLMAAEERPWLWVIYILTVGLPIGLAVLFCWPKKSEDDYVYKKVDVPQADVEEEEEEEEEEEEAVADEEDKAAEAAEGAAAAATEEAEEDAADARGDNLEVDDEEEEEEEEEDDEEEEEEEEEEEEEEEGEEESKAPERTLEDEPKEGGDVGEESQKQAVRKRRVRKD; from the exons ATGCCCACTTGCAAGGACTCGCTCGTGCTCATCAACCGCGCACCGTTATCCAGGCCAAGCTGTCATCTACTGACCATCTTCTCCAGCCGACAACCGTGTCTCTCCCAGCCATACACGAGGGGCCTTGGTAAACCCCTCAGCGGGCCAAACGCAGAAGATACTTCCTCTTTTATTTCAAAGCGGAGAAACAGCGTTTACCCAGGAATTTTCTCTGCAGTTACAAGAAGGCAcaag ATGAAGTTGGACAGGGGTTGGATGTGGCGCATGCTGCTCCTGTCCTCCCTGGCTGTGGCCGCAATAGTGGCCCAGGAGAGGCTGTCAGAGGCTGATGTCGCAGACCTCGATGAAGATTTGGGCTTGGATGAGGAATTAAAGGTTCTTatggcagaagaggaggaagaggaggaggcaacAGTGATGGACGAAGAGCAGTCGGATGAGACAGATGACAAGGGCACAGCAACTGAGAAGGGTGGCAGCGCTGAAACAGATGTCTCCTTCCAG GTAACATACACGACTCCTGTTCCCACTGGAGACGTGTACTTTGCAGATACGTTTGATGATGGATCACTGGGCAG ATGGCAGCTGTCAAAGACAGTTAAGGGGGACGCAGATGATGAAATCGCCAAATATGACG GGAAGTGGGCTGTGGAGCAGTTGAAGGAGAACAAGGTTCCAGGAGACCAGGGCCTGGTGCTCAAGTCCCGGGCCAAACACCATGCAATATCCGCAATGCTGGACAAACCCTTCGTCTTCCAGGATGAGCCTCTGGTCATTCA GTATGAGGTGAATTTCCAGGATGGTATTGACTGTGGTGGAGCATATATCAAACTGCTTTCAGACACTGATGATCTCAATCTG GAGCAATTTCACGACCGTACACCCTATACCATCATGTTTGGACCTGACAAATGTGGCGAGGACTACAAGCTGCACTTCATCTTCCGGCACCAGAATCCTCTGAACAAAGACATGGACGAGAAGCACGCCAAGAGGGCCGACGTCGACCTCAAGAAGTTCTACACTGACAAGAAGACTCACCTCTACACATTGG TGCTGAACCCAGACAACAGCTACGAGATGTTGATCGATCAGTCCAGTGTGAGCCGTGGGAACCTGCTGCACGATGTGGTGCCTCCAGTCAACCCTCCCAAAGAGATGGATGACCCAAATGACTCCAAGCCTGAGGACTGGGACGAGAGGGCCAAGATTCCTGACCCTGAAGCTGTCAAGCCTGATACCTG ggaTGAGGATGCACCTGCTAAGATTGAGGACCCTGACGCTCTGAAGCCCGAGGGCTGGCTGGATGATGAACCAGAGTTTGTCCCTGACCCTAATGCAGAGAAACCAGAGGACTG GGATgaggagatggatggagagTGGGAGCCACCACAGGTTCCTAACCCAGCCTGTGAGACAGCCCCTGGCTGTGGGGAGTGGAAGCGCCCAATGATCAACAACCCTCAGTACAAGGGCAAGTGGAAAGCCCCACTGGTGGACAACCCCAACTATCAG GGGGTCTGGAAACCTCGTAAGATCGATAACCCGGATTACTTTGAGGACCTGCAGCCATTCAGGATGACACCTTTCAGAGCTCTGGGCTTGGAGCTGTGGTCCATGACCTCGGATATCTACTTTGACAACTTCATTATCACCTCTTACAAGGAGGTGGCTGACCGCTGGGCTTCTGACAGCTGGGGACTAAAGAAACTGGTGGCCAGCGCTAACGAG CCGGGAATTTTTGCTCAGCTGTTGATGGCAGCAGAGGAACGACCGTGGCTTTGGGTGATCTACATACTGACAGTAGGCCTGCCCATAGGATTGGCTGTGCTCTTCTGCTGGCCTAAG AAATCAGAAGATGACTACGTGTACAAGAAGGTGGATGTGCCCCAGGCTGAtgtagaagaggaagaggaggaagaggaggaagaggaggaggcagtaGCAGATGAGGAAGACAAAGCAGCTGAAGCTGCAGAAGGAGCAGCAGCCGCAG CAACAGAGGAAGCCGAGGAGGATGCTGCAGATGCAAGAGGGGACAATCTAGAGGtggatgatgaagaagaagaggaggaggaggaggaggacgatgaggaggaagaggaagaggaggaggaggaggaggaagaggaggaaggagaagaggagagcaaagctccagagagaacaTTAGAAGATGAG CcaaaggagggaggagatgtcGGTGAAGAGAGccagaaacaagctgtgagaaagaggagggtACGGAAAGACTGA
- the clgn gene encoding calmegin isoform X2: MPTCKDSLVLINRAPLSRPSCHLLTIFSSRQPCLSQPYTRGLGKPLSGPNAEDTSSFISKRRNSVYPGIFSAVTRRHKMKLDRGWMWRMLLLSSLAVAAIVAQERLSEADVADLDEDLGLDEELKVLMAEEEEEEEATVMDEEQSDETDDKGTATEKGGSAETDVSFQVTYTTPVPTGDVYFADTFDDGSLGRWQLSKTVKGDADDEIAKYDGKWAVEQLKENKVPGDQGLVLKSRAKHHAISAMLDKPFVFQDEPLVIQYEVNFQDGIDCGGAYIKLLSDTDDLNLEQFHDRTPYTIMFGPDKCGEDYKLHFIFRHQNPLNKDMDEKHAKRADVDLKKFYTDKKTHLYTLVLNPDNSYEMLIDQSSVSRGNLLHDVVPPVNPPKEMDDPNDSKPEDWDERAKIPDPEAVKPDTWDEDAPAKIEDPDALKPEGWLDDEPEFVPDPNAEKPEDWDEEMDGEWEPPQVPNPACETAPGCGEWKRPMINNPQYKGKWKAPLVDNPNYQGVWKPRKIDNPDYFEDLQPFRMTPFRALGLELWSMTSDIYFDNFIITSYKEVADRWASDSWGLKKLVASANEPGIFAQLLMAAEERPWLWVIYILTVGLPIGLAVLFCWPKKSEDDYVYKKVDVPQADVEEEEEEEEEEEEAVADEEDKAAEAAEGAAAAEEAEEDAADARGDNLEVDDEEEEEEEEEDDEEEEEEEEEEEEEEEGEEESKAPERTLEDEPKEGGDVGEESQKQAVRKRRVRKD; this comes from the exons ATGCCCACTTGCAAGGACTCGCTCGTGCTCATCAACCGCGCACCGTTATCCAGGCCAAGCTGTCATCTACTGACCATCTTCTCCAGCCGACAACCGTGTCTCTCCCAGCCATACACGAGGGGCCTTGGTAAACCCCTCAGCGGGCCAAACGCAGAAGATACTTCCTCTTTTATTTCAAAGCGGAGAAACAGCGTTTACCCAGGAATTTTCTCTGCAGTTACAAGAAGGCAcaag ATGAAGTTGGACAGGGGTTGGATGTGGCGCATGCTGCTCCTGTCCTCCCTGGCTGTGGCCGCAATAGTGGCCCAGGAGAGGCTGTCAGAGGCTGATGTCGCAGACCTCGATGAAGATTTGGGCTTGGATGAGGAATTAAAGGTTCTTatggcagaagaggaggaagaggaggaggcaacAGTGATGGACGAAGAGCAGTCGGATGAGACAGATGACAAGGGCACAGCAACTGAGAAGGGTGGCAGCGCTGAAACAGATGTCTCCTTCCAG GTAACATACACGACTCCTGTTCCCACTGGAGACGTGTACTTTGCAGATACGTTTGATGATGGATCACTGGGCAG ATGGCAGCTGTCAAAGACAGTTAAGGGGGACGCAGATGATGAAATCGCCAAATATGACG GGAAGTGGGCTGTGGAGCAGTTGAAGGAGAACAAGGTTCCAGGAGACCAGGGCCTGGTGCTCAAGTCCCGGGCCAAACACCATGCAATATCCGCAATGCTGGACAAACCCTTCGTCTTCCAGGATGAGCCTCTGGTCATTCA GTATGAGGTGAATTTCCAGGATGGTATTGACTGTGGTGGAGCATATATCAAACTGCTTTCAGACACTGATGATCTCAATCTG GAGCAATTTCACGACCGTACACCCTATACCATCATGTTTGGACCTGACAAATGTGGCGAGGACTACAAGCTGCACTTCATCTTCCGGCACCAGAATCCTCTGAACAAAGACATGGACGAGAAGCACGCCAAGAGGGCCGACGTCGACCTCAAGAAGTTCTACACTGACAAGAAGACTCACCTCTACACATTGG TGCTGAACCCAGACAACAGCTACGAGATGTTGATCGATCAGTCCAGTGTGAGCCGTGGGAACCTGCTGCACGATGTGGTGCCTCCAGTCAACCCTCCCAAAGAGATGGATGACCCAAATGACTCCAAGCCTGAGGACTGGGACGAGAGGGCCAAGATTCCTGACCCTGAAGCTGTCAAGCCTGATACCTG ggaTGAGGATGCACCTGCTAAGATTGAGGACCCTGACGCTCTGAAGCCCGAGGGCTGGCTGGATGATGAACCAGAGTTTGTCCCTGACCCTAATGCAGAGAAACCAGAGGACTG GGATgaggagatggatggagagTGGGAGCCACCACAGGTTCCTAACCCAGCCTGTGAGACAGCCCCTGGCTGTGGGGAGTGGAAGCGCCCAATGATCAACAACCCTCAGTACAAGGGCAAGTGGAAAGCCCCACTGGTGGACAACCCCAACTATCAG GGGGTCTGGAAACCTCGTAAGATCGATAACCCGGATTACTTTGAGGACCTGCAGCCATTCAGGATGACACCTTTCAGAGCTCTGGGCTTGGAGCTGTGGTCCATGACCTCGGATATCTACTTTGACAACTTCATTATCACCTCTTACAAGGAGGTGGCTGACCGCTGGGCTTCTGACAGCTGGGGACTAAAGAAACTGGTGGCCAGCGCTAACGAG CCGGGAATTTTTGCTCAGCTGTTGATGGCAGCAGAGGAACGACCGTGGCTTTGGGTGATCTACATACTGACAGTAGGCCTGCCCATAGGATTGGCTGTGCTCTTCTGCTGGCCTAAG AAATCAGAAGATGACTACGTGTACAAGAAGGTGGATGTGCCCCAGGCTGAtgtagaagaggaagaggaggaagaggaggaagaggaggaggcagtaGCAGATGAGGAAGACAAAGCAGCTGAAGCTGCAGAAGGAGCAGCAGCCGCAG AGGAAGCCGAGGAGGATGCTGCAGATGCAAGAGGGGACAATCTAGAGGtggatgatgaagaagaagaggaggaggaggaggaggacgatgaggaggaagaggaagaggaggaggaggaggaggaagaggaggaaggagaagaggagagcaaagctccagagagaacaTTAGAAGATGAG CcaaaggagggaggagatgtcGGTGAAGAGAGccagaaacaagctgtgagaaagaggagggtACGGAAAGACTGA
- the exosc9 gene encoding exosome complex component RRP45 has product MKDTPLSNCERDFLLKAIEEKKRLDGRQTYDYRKIKITFGTDYGCCFVDLGKTRVMAQVSCELVAPKENRPNEGIMFFNIELSPMASPAFEQGRQSELSVKLNRQLERCLRNSKCIDTESLCVVSGEKVWQIRVDVHMLNHDGNLMDAASIAAITALCHFRRPDVGIQGDEVTVYSPEERDPIPLSIYHMPISVSFSFFQQGTYLLVDPCEREERVMDGLLMIAMNKHREICSIQSSGGIMLLKDQVMRCSKIASVKVSEITELISKALDNDKKARKAGGRCGFAESIPQERITALKADETPVEMMDVTDRANDIVQKAEAPPQTVPSPVVPTPGVGQVGQGLQNTWGVEEEEENDNSGEEQEEIKTQMKEKKDESRGGDVVEISDSEEEEVVILHPEAPDKLPKNTGSGSHQKGAATTKKRQKK; this is encoded by the exons ATGAAGGACACACCTTTGTCCAACTGTGAGCGGGATTTCTTACTTAAAGCCATCGAGGAGAAAAAG CGCCTGGACGGACGGCAGACATATGACTACAGGAAGATAAAGATAACGTTTGGCACTGACTATGGATGCTGCTTTGTGGATCTGGGGAAAACCAG GGTCATGGCTCAGGTGTCCTGTGAGCTGGTGGCTCCTAAAGAGAATCGACCTAATGAGGGAATCATGTTCTTCAACATCGAGCTGTCACCCATGGCCTCACCGGCATTCGAACAGGGCAG acaGTCTGAGTTGTCAGTGAAGCTTAACAGACAGCTGGAGAGATGCTTGAGGAACTCCAAGTGCATTGATACAGAGTCCCTCTGTGTGGTGTCTGGAGaaaag gTGTGGCAGATCAGAGTGGATGTTCATATGTTGAATCATGATGGGAACCTGATGGATGCTGCCAGCATTGCCGCTATCACCGCTCTGTGCCACTTCAGACGCCCTGATGTCGGCATCCAGGGAGATGAAGTCACAGTG TACAGTCCTGAGGAGAGAGACCCTATTCCTCTCAGTATCTACCACATGCCCATCAGTGTCAGCTTCTCCTTCTTCCAGCAAGG AACTTATCTGCTGGTGGACCCCTGTGAGCGGGAGGAGCGGGTGATGGACGGCTTGCTGATGATCGctatgaacaaacacagagaaatctgCTCCATCCAGTCCAGCGGGGGCATCATGCTGCTCAAGGACCAG GTTATGAGATGCAGTAAAATCGCCAGCGTCAAAGTGTCTGAAATCACAGAACTCATCAGCAAAGCCCTGGACAATGACAAGAAAGCCAG GAAGGCAGGTGGCAGGTGTGGCTTTGCAGAGTCTATTCCTCAGGAGCGAATCACAGCTCTGAAAGCGGACGAAACTCCAGTGGAGATGATGGATGTGACAGATAGAGCCAATGACATCGTCCAGAAAGCTGAGGCCCCACCTCAGAC GGTCCCATCCCCAGTGGTGCCCACCCCAGGTGTGGGTCAGGTGGGACAGGGGCTGCAGAACACTTGGggcgtggaggaggaggaggaaaatgacaACAGTGGTGAAGaacaggaggaaataaagacacagatgaaagagaaaaaggatgAGAGCAGAGGgg GAGATGTGGTGGAAATATCTgacagtgaagaggaggaagtggtcATTCTTCATCCTGAGGCCCCAGACAAACTTCCTAA aaaTACAGGATCCGGTTCACACCAGAAGGGGGCAGCAACAAccaagaaaagacagaaaaaatga